GCACGGGGGCCGGCCGTTTTCCGCCGCGGTCGCCTCCGACGCCGCCCCGGCCGCCGTCCGGTGCGCGCCGATCGCTGCCCGCCGTCAGCCGTCAGCCGTCAGCCGTCAGCCGTCAGCCCGTCGGGAGGACGGCGACGGAGGCCGAGACCGTGGAGAGCCTGAGCACGTGCGCCGGGTCCGCGGTCTGCGGCACGGCGACCCGCACGTCGGCCGAGACGGCGTCGGAGGTGACCGCGTACGCCTCGCCCTCGGCCGTGTCGGGCAGGCGCAGGGCGACCGATGCCGAGGCGGCCCGTAGCGCCAGCTCCCCGGGCGCCGTCGCGAACGCCAGGTCGGCCGACGCGGAGTCGACCGTGATGCCGGCGCGGGGCGCGCGCAGACCGACGGCCGTCAGCCGGGCGGAGGTCACGGCCACGTCCAGGTCGCCGTCCAGCCCCGAGAGCACCGTCTCGCCCGCCGACTGGTGCAGCGTCAGGGCCGTCCCCGCCGGTACAGCCACCCGCAGGGTGCCGCGGCAGGGGGCGACCGCCCCGCCGGCGGTGCCGCACACCAGCGTCAGCCCGCCGTCGGCGCCGGTGGGGTGGAAGGCGACCGGGCCCGGGCGGGTGGAGCCCTCGGGGACGAAGTCCGCGGTCGCCGTCGTGCCGCCCGTCCCGGTGACCTCGATCCGGCCGGCCACCCCGTCGAGCAGCAGGGCGTGCGGCCGCACCCCGGGTGCGGTGCGGGCCTGGCCGGGCGTACCGGGCGGATCGCCGGGCGTCAGCACGAAAGCGGCCGCGGCCGCCAGGACGGCGGCGCCGACGACGGCGCCCGCGGTGCGCCACGAGCGCCGGTCCGGACCGGGCGCCGTCGGACGGGTGGGGGTGCGGTCGGGAGTCGGGTCGGTGGGCGTCATGCCGCCCGTCTCCCCGCCCCCGGGACCGGTACACGGCCCCGTCCCGCAGCCGGACGCGCAGCCCGGGCGGCCCGCAGTCGGCCGGCCCGCCGCGGTCCGCGGTCAGCCCGGCCCGGACGTCCCGGTGCGGGCGCGGCCGGGATCGCCCATCCGGCTGTGCGACCGCCCGTAGAAGGCGTACACGACCACGCCGATCACCATCCAGACCAGGAAGCGCCACCAGGTGGCGACCGGCAGGTTGACCATCAGCCAGAGGCTCGCCAGCACGGACAGCACGGGCAGCACCGGCACCCAGGGGCAGCGGAACGCGCGCGGCAGGTCGGGGCGGGTCCGCCGGAGCACCACCACGCCGATCGACACCACGATGAAGGCGAACAGCGTGCCGATGTTGACCAGCTCGGACAGCTCCTCCAGCGGGATCAGGCCGGCCAGCACGGCGACCACCGCACCCAGCATCACGATCGCCTTCGTGGGCGTGCCGAACCGCGGGTGGACGGTGGAGAAGGTCCGGGGCAGCAGGCCGTCGCGGCTCATCGCGAAGAACACCCGGCTCTGGCCGAGCAGCAGGATCATGGTGACCGAGGTGAGGCCCGCGACCGCCCCGACGTTGATCATGTCGGCGAACGCATGCTGGCCGACCGCCTTGAACGCGTCCGACAGCGGCGCGTCGTCGGACAGCTCGGTGTACTTCTCCATGCCGGTCACGACCAACGCCACGGCCATGTACAGCGCGGTGCAGATGACCAGCGAGCCCAGGATGCCGCGCGGCACGTCGCGCTGCGGGTTGCGGGTCTCCTCGGCGGCCGTCGCCACCACGTCGAAGCCGATGAAGGCGAAGAAGACCACGGCCGCCGCCGTGAAGATGCCCATCACCCCGAAGTCCGTCGGGGTGTAGCCGAACAGGGCCTCGATCAGCGGCGTGGCCCCGCCCGACTTCCTCCACGGTCTTCGCCGGGGGATGAACGGCGAGTAGTTGTCGGCCTTGACGAAGAACAGCCCGGCCACGATGACGATCAGCACCACCAGCACCTTGATGCCGACGATGACCCGGGTGACCTCGGCCGACAGGTGCATACCGGCGAGGATCACCGCGGTCAGCACCGCGACCAGCAGGGTCGCCGGCAGGTTGAAACTCCATCCCCCGGTCGACGCGCCGGAGATGGCGTGCGGCAACGTCACCCCGGCGCTCTCCAGCAGTGACTGCACGTAGCCCGACCAGCCGACCGCCACCACCGCGGCGCCGAGCGCGAGCTCCAGCACCAGGTCCCAGCCGATGATCCAGGCGGGCAGCTCGCCGATGGTGGAGAAGGCGAAGGTGTAGGCCGACCCGGCCACCGGCACCGTCGAGGCCAGCTCGGCGTAGCAGAGTGCGGCGAGGGCGCAGACCACGCCCGCCGCGGCGAAGGACAGCGCCACCGCCGGGCCCGCGTGGTTCTTCGCGGCGGTGCCGGTCAGGACGAAGATGCCGGTGCCGATGATGACGCCGACGCCGAACACGGTCAGGTCGAGGGCGGAGAGCGAGCGGCGGAGCGCGTGCTCCGGCTCCTCCGTGTCGGCGATCGACTGCTCGACGGGCTTGGTCCGGACGAGGCTGCGCAGCAGCCGCTGTCCGGGTTGGGGCGCGCTGGTCATTCGGGCCTCCTGGGGTAGTCCGCGTGACGCGTACCCCCTCGGGCCGCCCGCACGCTGCGCAGCGGCCCCGCCCGGGTGGAAAACCCCACGGACGGCCCTGACGGGCGGTCGTCCCGGGCGGCCGGGGACGCACCCGGTGGAAGGTCCGGCCGGCGTCAGCGGGGCACGGCATCCCCGGCCGCCGGAGGGGGCCCGGCCGGCACCGGCGGGGCCGGCCGGAATTCGGGCGGTCGCGGACCCGTCCGGGCGGTGTTCGGCTCCGAACCGTCCTTGGCCGCCGTTCACACCACCGAGGGTGTGGCCGCCGGATCGCCTCCCGCCGCACCGGCCGGAGCCGGTCCGGCGGTTCCCGGGACGGGCGGCCGCCGGTTCGGAGATGATTTGTCCGTGACATGTGGGTGGTGGACGGGGCGCCGCGACGCGCTCCTCGGGGCTCTGGCGCGCGAACTCCTGCTGTGGGGGAGGACGTCCTCGACGATCCGGGGGCCGGTGAGATCGCCACCCTGCTCGCGGACATCGCGGAACGCGCCGCCGCCGACCGGCGGGACCCGGTGCTCGGCGAAGCGGCACGGCTGCTCGACCGGGCGGCGCGGGAGTGTGCCCGGGCCGACCGCTTCCTCGGCGGCTTCCTCCCGCAGGTGGTCCGCCACCTGCGGACGGCACTCGGCCTCCTGCGGCAGGCGCGCCAGGAGTTGATGGATCGTCAAGTCGACCACGGCGGTGCCCCGGTGGCGCGCTGACCCGGCCGTGCCCGGTCCGTCCCCGGCCCCGTTCGCGCGCTGTCCGGGGCCCCCGTCCGCCGCTACAGTCGGAGGAGGGGGCCGTCGCCGGGCGCCCTCCGGAGGGGGAGGGCCCATGTCGACCTGGAACGGAATCGGCACCAAGTACCTGGGGTTCGGCCACCGCCGGCCCGACGGCAGTCACCACGCGACCCGATGGGTCGTGCTCTTCGACCTGCCCGTGATCCCGCTGAGCCGCCACCGGCTGAGGGTCGGCGCGACCCTGCACACCATGCGCGGCACCGCCTCGCAGTCGGTCACCGGCTACGAGGTGCTGGACGAGGGGACGATGGTCGTCCGCGAGGTGCTCACCACTCTGCTGGTCTACTGGATCGTCGGCCCCCTGATCGCGCTGGGCCCCGTCGTGCTGGTCCTCCTGGCCATCGGTGATGCGCAACTCGGCTTCGTGGCCTGGCTGCTCATCCTTGCCGCCTGCCTGACCTGGGTGGTCGCCGTACCGACGACCATGGGCTCGGCGAGCCGCAAACGGCTCGGCCTGCCGAAGGGCTGAGGTGCCGGCCGTCCGGCCCGCCCCCACGGCGGGCCGGACGGCAGGTCTGGGGCCGACGGCCCGTCAGCACAGCGCCCGTGCGGCGTCGATGGCGGGCCGCAGGTCCATGTGCAGCCCGCCCCCGCCCGGGGCCGCGGCCCAGACGGGCAGTGGTGCCGCATATCCGGCGTCCTGCGCGGTCGCGTCCAGGCCGTACTCGGTGCCGCCCGACGCGAACGTGAGCAGCGAGCCGCTGCGGCAGCGCAGCGTCCCGGATCCGACGGTGAACGGCCACGGTGACACGGACGACGCGGACACCGACCGGCTGTGCCCGTCCTCGCTCAGGAAGAACCAGCCTCCGGCCCCCAGGACCACCACAACTGCCGCTCCGATCACCGCCGTGCGGTAGGCCGGGGCCGGTCTGCGGACCGCCCTGTCCACTCTGGCCATCGCGGTCTCCTCTCGGTAGGCCGCACAGCGTAGGGGTGGGGAGATCATGTGAACAGTGTTTGCGCAGAACCCGGTTGGTGCGGGTGGTGAAAGGGTGGAGACCCGGCCTCACCGGTGCCGGACGGCGACGGCCCCGTCGAGGTCGACCCGGGCGCCGCGCCGGCGCCGGACGGCCGTCGGCCGGGCGGCGCTGCGTTCGGCGGCGGTGAAGGCCTCCTGCGCGGTCGCGCCGGGCACCACGAAGGACTGCGTGCCGGGGCGTCCGTCGGCGGTGACGGTCGGGGCCGAGACCAGCCACAGCGGGAGGTCGGCCGGGGAGCGCCGCCCGCCGGCCGCGACGCGGTCGGGCGCGAGGCGGTCGGGTGCCGCCACCACCAGTCCGAGGGTCATCGCTGCCTCCTGTCCGGGCGGGTCGTTCCCGCTGCTATCAAGACTACGAGTCATGCGCAAAAAGTCTATGAAAAAACGCAAAAAACAAATCTCGACCAGGCGTGCGAGGCCTGCCGGGCGCGGCGGCCGGGTTGCGGGCCTCCCGGGCAGGGGCCCAGATGGCAGGGAAAGCCCCCGCCTGATGCCGCGGGCCGGCGCACCGCGACCGGCCCCGCCCGAGACCGACGGAGTGAACGGTGCCGACACAGCGGACGTCGCAGCAGATCACCGAGGACGTGAGCGCCTACCTGGAGCCGGCCCTGCGCGAGGCGACGGCCGCGCTCAGCGAGCCGGTCCGGCGGATGGCGGAGTACCAGTTCGGCTGGGTCGACGCGGACGGCAGCCCGTCCACCCCGGTCGGCTTCCGGCGCAGGCCCGCCCTGGTGGCCCTGCTCTGCGCGGGCAGCGACCGGCGGGTCTGGGACGGCGTCCGCAACGCGGCCGTCGCCGGGACGCTGATGTCCGCCGCCGGCACCGTCCACGACGACATCATCGACCGCGAGATGGTGCGCAAGGGCCGGCCCACGCTGTGGAGCGTCTTCGGCGTGCCGGCCGCGATCCAGGTCGGCACCGCGATGCACTGCCTCGCCTTCGAACTGCTCACCCGCGAACCCGCCCCGGTCGCCGCCGAGCTCGCCCGCCGCGCCGCGTTCGCCATCCGGGAGTGCTGCTCCGGGCAGATCCGGGACCTGCGGTCGGAGGAGTTCGGCGATGAGCCCGCAGTTCTCCCTCGACCTGCTGGACAGCACGATCGCCGCCCCCACCGCCGGGGTGGCCGTGGTCGGGGCCATCGTGCGCGGAGCCGGCCCGCAGGAGATCGCCGCCGCCGAGCGG
The Kitasatospora paranensis genome window above contains:
- a CDS encoding amino acid permease encodes the protein MTSAPQPGQRLLRSLVRTKPVEQSIADTEEPEHALRRSLSALDLTVFGVGVIIGTGIFVLTGTAAKNHAGPAVALSFAAAGVVCALAALCYAELASTVPVAGSAYTFAFSTIGELPAWIIGWDLVLELALGAAVVAVGWSGYVQSLLESAGVTLPHAISGASTGGWSFNLPATLLVAVLTAVILAGMHLSAEVTRVIVGIKVLVVLIVIVAGLFFVKADNYSPFIPRRRPWRKSGGATPLIEALFGYTPTDFGVMGIFTAAAVVFFAFIGFDVVATAAEETRNPQRDVPRGILGSLVICTALYMAVALVVTGMEKYTELSDDAPLSDAFKAVGQHAFADMINVGAVAGLTSVTMILLLGQSRVFFAMSRDGLLPRTFSTVHPRFGTPTKAIVMLGAVVAVLAGLIPLEELSELVNIGTLFAFIVVSIGVVVLRRTRPDLPRAFRCPWVPVLPVLSVLASLWLMVNLPVATWWRFLVWMVIGVVVYAFYGRSHSRMGDPGRARTGTSGPG
- a CDS encoding DUF2511 domain-containing protein, with the protein product MARVDRAVRRPAPAYRTAVIGAAVVVVLGAGGWFFLSEDGHSRSVSASSVSPWPFTVGSGTLRCRSGSLLTFASGGTEYGLDATAQDAGYAAPLPVWAAAPGGGGLHMDLRPAIDAARALC